The Chryseolinea soli genome contains a region encoding:
- a CDS encoding choice-of-anchor tandem repeat GloVer-containing protein, with product MSFKSLVLACCVYGLSISTAFSQVELFGVTSGGGSSGKGVIFSYKTSYKVLYNFSVVNRGALPRTKLLEAANGKLYGVTSAGGINDGGVLFEYDPTTKIYTVLYDFGSMGGTQPWYPNRELMQAASGKLYGTSWGGPKGDLLFEFDIAQKKLTDVFDFAFENGSPTGALCETPSHTLLFVTNRVATKRNATLSEFDPVTKTLTVRYDFGANNMVTASGLIPTADGKFMGTVFRGSNSETTAVYEYDPASNGLTIKYASENGNWEFKNIDNLTAHPNGKFYGTSTKGGALAMGNIYEFDPATNAVKIKVSDFYVPNSPLLLATNGKMYGLGVGSPYQFGSLYEFDPLAGQVTKSVAVSSVSAGLIQASNGRLYGANYEAGAAYKGTVYSYELGASAAQTEFSFEKSLDGNYPVGHLTQAYNGKFYGVTIAGGGPPAGYTGVDVKNGGVIYEFDPATKKYTKKFDFKAHNYPSAEDYPVGGFTLHPNGKLYLMAEDGPDDGYILEFDPVTGTITNEASLGAFYDNTTGGLGKTPVGSLALAPNGKMYGLVGAGGIHQLGTLIEYDPTTHKMVKKFDFSQTTGGNPTGGLTLHPNGKFYGVLLDWGVNNNGTLFEYDYVNNVVTKKVDGGRQNFSNPTGTLVVGRNGNLFGTSKYGPYPGTLGYVFEYVMATGKLVIYNGLEGNPVNDLLAMPNGTLYGLTQTGGTNPPMGTLFKWDAPQEATVLSVIHSFATATGVRPFYTGLTVVKKTQNVSLTTASITKAYGDGPLSLTASATSSLPLYYRSTNPEIAEVVNGNLTFKGVGTATIIVGQLGNVEYLPAAEKQIAVTVSKANLTVKAPVVSKKYGEALPEITLTYVGFVGTETAASIDVPPSYTLTAGPLSPVGDYPITLKGGADNNYNFLLENGTLSVSKANLTIAAANQTRKYKQPNPTLTLEYVGFVGNDDATVLETIPTLNCAATIDSHPGTFPIVVSGGADDNYDLVLNNGQLTVQKALLKVKANSFSRPYKQPNPTFTLSYDGFAGTDQSSNLAETPSLTCLATQDSDADAYPIVLSGGSDDDYELVFENGTLTVTSIDQTITFGSLNKVYVGDSPFDLAATSTSGLPVLFKSDHTAIATIAGNRVTIVSPGEANIIAYQPGNKNYTAAPEVIQPLQVGTITGVEDPAQSKLRIYPTPTSGLLYVEGGVNQGAVRITNLLGEVVAEPQRNMEGQIDISALPPGYYFLQYASAFYRIQKL from the coding sequence ATGTCTTTTAAAAGTTTAGTGCTCGCTTGTTGCGTTTATGGCCTGTCCATTTCCACGGCTTTTTCGCAGGTTGAACTATTTGGTGTTACCTCCGGCGGGGGTAGTTCGGGCAAGGGTGTAATCTTTAGTTATAAAACCTCCTATAAGGTACTCTACAATTTTAGCGTGGTCAATCGGGGCGCATTGCCCAGGACAAAGCTGCTGGAAGCGGCCAACGGAAAACTTTATGGCGTAACCAGCGCTGGCGGGATCAACGATGGCGGTGTTCTTTTTGAATATGACCCCACGACGAAAATCTATACCGTCCTGTATGATTTTGGGAGCATGGGAGGCACACAGCCCTGGTACCCGAATCGGGAATTGATGCAAGCCGCCAGTGGCAAACTGTACGGCACGTCATGGGGTGGACCCAAAGGCGACCTCCTTTTTGAATTTGACATTGCTCAAAAAAAACTTACAGACGTTTTTGATTTTGCCTTCGAAAATGGATCGCCCACTGGCGCCCTCTGCGAAACCCCCAGCCACACGCTACTGTTTGTGACCAATCGTGTCGCTACGAAAAGGAATGCAACGCTGTCGGAGTTCGACCCCGTCACGAAAACCTTGACGGTGAGGTATGATTTCGGGGCAAATAACATGGTCACCGCTTCCGGACTCATTCCTACAGCCGATGGAAAGTTCATGGGCACCGTCTTCCGGGGGTCCAACAGCGAGACAACCGCCGTATATGAATACGATCCAGCCAGTAATGGGCTGACGATAAAATACGCCAGCGAGAATGGTAATTGGGAATTTAAAAATATCGACAATCTGACGGCTCATCCCAATGGAAAGTTCTACGGAACGTCAACCAAGGGGGGCGCCTTGGCGATGGGTAACATATACGAATTCGACCCGGCTACGAACGCGGTTAAAATAAAGGTATCGGATTTTTACGTGCCGAATTCGCCGCTTTTGTTGGCCACGAATGGAAAAATGTATGGCCTTGGTGTCGGCTCACCCTATCAATTTGGCTCACTCTATGAATTTGATCCCCTGGCAGGCCAGGTTACAAAATCGGTTGCGGTGAGTTCAGTTTCAGCCGGCCTGATACAGGCTTCGAACGGGCGGCTCTACGGTGCCAACTATGAAGCTGGCGCCGCGTATAAAGGCACGGTCTATAGCTACGAATTGGGGGCTTCGGCCGCTCAAACCGAATTTAGCTTTGAAAAGTCATTGGACGGAAACTATCCGGTTGGCCACCTTACCCAAGCGTATAACGGAAAATTCTATGGCGTCACGATCGCGGGTGGCGGCCCTCCCGCAGGCTACACGGGAGTTGATGTAAAAAACGGCGGTGTTATTTATGAGTTTGATCCCGCCACAAAAAAGTACACCAAAAAGTTCGACTTTAAGGCACATAACTATCCATCCGCCGAAGATTATCCAGTGGGAGGATTTACACTCCACCCGAACGGAAAACTCTACCTCATGGCCGAGGACGGCCCGGATGACGGTTACATTTTGGAATTTGATCCGGTTACGGGCACCATAACCAACGAAGCATCATTGGGTGCCTTTTATGATAATACTACGGGAGGCTTGGGCAAAACGCCGGTTGGCTCACTGGCGCTGGCGCCGAATGGAAAGATGTACGGACTTGTAGGCGCAGGTGGCATCCATCAGCTTGGAACGCTGATTGAATACGACCCCACCACGCATAAGATGGTAAAGAAATTCGACTTCAGTCAGACCACCGGTGGTAATCCTACGGGCGGTCTGACCTTGCATCCCAACGGGAAGTTCTACGGGGTTTTGCTTGACTGGGGAGTGAATAACAATGGGACTTTGTTCGAATACGACTATGTGAACAATGTCGTCACCAAAAAAGTCGATGGCGGCCGCCAAAACTTTTCCAATCCCACAGGCACCCTGGTTGTGGGGAGAAATGGGAATCTTTTTGGGACCTCCAAGTATGGCCCATACCCTGGCACCCTCGGATATGTGTTTGAGTACGTGATGGCAACGGGGAAGCTTGTAATCTACAATGGCCTCGAGGGCAATCCTGTAAACGACCTCCTCGCCATGCCCAATGGCACGCTCTACGGCCTTACCCAAACTGGTGGCACAAATCCGCCGATGGGAACTTTGTTTAAATGGGACGCCCCGCAAGAGGCCACTGTCCTTTCGGTGATTCATTCGTTCGCAACCGCCACAGGCGTCCGTCCGTTCTATACCGGGCTTACTGTTGTAAAGAAAACGCAGAACGTGTCTCTAACTACCGCATCCATCACCAAGGCTTATGGCGATGGTCCGTTGTCGTTGACCGCCTCCGCCACCTCCTCGCTTCCGCTCTACTACCGGAGTACAAATCCCGAGATCGCAGAGGTTGTGAATGGAAACTTAACCTTTAAAGGTGTCGGTACGGCCACGATCATCGTTGGGCAATTGGGCAATGTGGAATATCTCCCGGCAGCAGAGAAACAAATAGCCGTAACCGTTTCGAAGGCGAACCTCACGGTAAAAGCGCCGGTGGTAAGCAAGAAGTACGGAGAAGCTTTGCCGGAAATCACATTGACCTATGTTGGTTTTGTCGGCACGGAAACAGCGGCCAGCATCGACGTTCCACCGAGCTATACACTGACGGCCGGACCCCTTAGCCCCGTAGGCGACTATCCGATTACTCTAAAGGGTGGGGCGGACAACAACTACAATTTTCTTCTGGAGAACGGTACACTGTCAGTTTCAAAAGCAAATCTGACGATAGCTGCGGCCAACCAGACCCGGAAGTACAAGCAACCAAACCCGACACTCACACTCGAATATGTTGGCTTCGTGGGCAACGACGACGCCACGGTGCTGGAAACGATCCCCACCTTAAATTGCGCAGCAACCATCGATAGTCATCCCGGAACATTTCCTATTGTTGTATCTGGAGGGGCAGACGATAACTACGATCTTGTGCTGAACAATGGCCAACTCACGGTTCAAAAAGCCTTGCTAAAGGTTAAGGCCAACAGCTTCAGCCGTCCCTACAAACAACCCAACCCGACGTTTACATTATCCTACGACGGATTCGCAGGCACCGATCAAAGCAGCAATCTGGCAGAGACGCCTTCCTTAACCTGCCTGGCCACCCAAGACAGCGATGCAGATGCATACCCCATCGTTTTATCGGGCGGGTCGGATGATGACTACGAGCTCGTGTTTGAGAACGGAACATTAACCGTTACGTCGATCGATCAAACCATCACCTTCGGATCCCTTAACAAAGTGTACGTGGGAGATTCTCCGTTCGACCTCGCAGCTACCAGTACCTCCGGCCTTCCCGTCTTGTTTAAGAGTGACCACACGGCCATTGCGACCATCGCAGGCAATCGCGTTACGATAGTAAGCCCAGGCGAGGCGAACATCATTGCTTATCAGCCTGGAAATAAAAATTATACTGCGGCGCCCGAAGTTATCCAGCCGCTGCAGGTGGGAACGATCACAGGCGTGGAAGATCCTGCACAATCGAAGTTAAGGATTTACCCCACCCCCACGTCGGGATTGTTGTATGTGGAAGGAGGCGTGAACCAGGGTGCTGTCCGCATCACCAATCTATTGGGTGAAGTGGTGGCTGAACCACAGCGGAACATGGAAGGTCAAATTGATATTTCTGCATTGCCTCCGGGATATTATTTCCTGCAGTATGCATCTGCCTTTTATCGCATCCAGAAATTATAA